Proteins encoded in a region of the Phaenicophaeus curvirostris isolate KB17595 chromosome 1, BPBGC_Pcur_1.0, whole genome shotgun sequence genome:
- the N6AMT1 gene encoding methyltransferase N6AMT1: MATPALPTPRFEHVGPQGPFRDVYEPAEDTFLLLDALEQDAAGLREARVEICLEIGSGSGVVSAFLASSIIGPSALYICTDINPMAAFCTQETALLNNVHLQPVITDLVKGLSPRLNGNVDLLLFNPPYVVTSSEEVGSHGIEASWAGGKKGREVMDRVFPLVPELLSPGGLFYLVTVKENNPDEILETMKKCGLEGKQVLSRQAGQELLTILRFRKC; this comes from the exons ATGGCGACGCCGGCGCTGCCCACGCCGCGCTTCGAACACGTGGGTCCGCAAGGGCCGTTCCGCGACGTGTACGAGCCGGCCGAGGACaccttcctgctgctggatgCTCTGGAGCAGGACGCGGCCGGCCTGAGGGAGGCTCG AGTTGAGATCTGCCTTGAAATAGGATCTGGATCCGGTGTGGTTTCAGCATTTCTAGCTTCTTCCATTATCGGACCCAGTGCACTGTACAT CTGTACAGATATCAACCCAATGGCAGCTTTCTGTACACAGGAGACAGCTCTGCTTAACAATGTTCACCTTCAGCCAGTCATTACTGACTTG GTTAAAGGACTGTCTCCAAGATTAAACGGGAACGTCGACCTACTGCTATTTAATCCACCGTACGTGGTAACCTCTTCTGAAGAG GTGGGAAGCCATGGAATAGAAGCATCCTGGGCCGGTGGcaaaaagggcagagaagtaATGGATAGAGTTTTTCCATTAGTACCAGAGCTACTTTCACCAGGAGGATTATTCTATTTGGTCacagttaaagaaaataacCCAG ATGAAATTCTGGAAACAATGAAGAAATGTGGCTTAGAAGGCAAGCAAGTACTTTCCAGGCAAGCCGGACAAGAGTTGCTTACTATTCTCAGATTTAGGAAGTGTTGA